In Flammeovirgaceae bacterium 311, one DNA window encodes the following:
- a CDS encoding amino acid permease (COG0531 Amino acid transporters), with the protein MKDLKNSFTGSGGEDALSGVGALSGEDAATDNGYDSSSDGQAGSAPKPALGMFDAIAVIVGIVVGAGIFRTPSVVAANVGSSSMFLFTWVLGGVVSLIGALCYAELTTTFPHAGGDYHFLTRAFGKRLAFLFAWARMSVIQTGSIAVLAFIIGDYLAQIYSIGAFSSVLYAALVVVGLTGINIVGVSFGTGAQRLLITLEILGILIVLIAGFFFAPSETTVAAETVAPESGTVSSMGLAMVFVLLTFGGWNEAAYISAELRGGRRSMAKALLISIGIITAIYLLINMAFLNALGLQGMASSEAVGGDLMQVTFGEGGVILIGIIVSVAALTSANATIFTGARTNYALGRDFRIFSALGKWNEQTSTPVNAFIVQGVIALALIGLGLLTRNGFETIVEYTAPVFWFFLLMVGVSVFILRKKEPRRERPFRVPLYPVTPLIFCLTSAYLLYSSLVYTGLGALVGVAVLGVGVLLLLALPGINKMLPPTDQHKD; encoded by the coding sequence ATGAAGGATCTTAAAAACAGCTTTACAGGATCAGGCGGGGAGGATGCTCTCTCCGGAGTAGGTGCACTTTCAGGAGAGGATGCTGCCACAGATAATGGCTATGATAGCAGCAGCGATGGCCAGGCGGGCTCAGCGCCAAAGCCGGCGCTGGGTATGTTCGATGCTATTGCTGTGATTGTTGGCATTGTGGTGGGAGCGGGTATCTTTCGTACCCCATCAGTAGTAGCCGCCAATGTGGGGAGTAGCAGCATGTTTTTATTCACCTGGGTATTGGGAGGTGTTGTTTCACTGATTGGCGCGCTTTGTTATGCCGAGCTGACCACAACTTTCCCCCATGCCGGTGGCGATTACCATTTCCTGACACGTGCATTCGGCAAACGTCTGGCTTTTCTTTTTGCCTGGGCGCGCATGAGTGTTATTCAGACAGGCTCTATTGCCGTGCTTGCGTTTATCATAGGTGATTATCTTGCTCAGATCTATAGCATAGGAGCCTTTTCGTCGGTGCTGTATGCCGCATTGGTGGTGGTGGGTCTTACCGGGATTAACATTGTGGGGGTGAGTTTCGGCACAGGAGCACAGCGGCTCCTTATTACGCTCGAAATCCTGGGCATCCTCATTGTTCTCATAGCTGGTTTTTTCTTTGCCCCATCAGAAACAACAGTTGCTGCAGAAACAGTCGCCCCTGAATCCGGCACCGTAAGTTCCATGGGGCTGGCCATGGTTTTTGTGCTGCTCACCTTCGGCGGCTGGAACGAAGCAGCCTATATATCTGCAGAACTGCGGGGCGGCCGCAGGAGCATGGCAAAAGCACTCTTAATAAGCATTGGCATCATTACGGCTATTTATCTGCTGATCAACATGGCCTTTCTGAATGCCCTGGGGCTGCAGGGCATGGCCAGCTCCGAGGCCGTGGGCGGTGATCTGATGCAGGTAACCTTTGGCGAAGGCGGCGTGATACTTATTGGTATTATTGTTTCTGTTGCCGCACTTACCTCTGCAAATGCAACTATCTTTACCGGTGCCAGAACTAATTATGCGCTGGGCCGGGACTTCAGAATCTTCAGTGCCCTGGGTAAATGGAATGAACAGACTTCCACCCCGGTAAATGCCTTTATTGTGCAGGGTGTTATAGCGCTTGCACTTATCGGACTGGGCCTGCTCACCCGCAATGGGTTTGAGACAATTGTTGAATACACCGCACCGGTTTTCTGGTTTTTTCTTTTAATGGTAGGCGTTTCAGTCTTCATCCTGCGTAAAAAAGAGCCCCGGCGGGAACGCCCTTTCCGGGTACCCCTGTATCCGGTTACCCCACTGATTTTTTGCCTCACAAGCGCCTATCTGCTTTACTCCAGCCTGGTGTATACTGGCCTGGGGGCCCTGGTAGGTGTGGCCGTGCTGGGGGTGGGGGTATTGCTGTTGCTGGCTTTGCCAGGGATTAATAAAATGCTGCCGCCAACAGACCAGCATAAAGATTAA
- a CDS encoding type 11 methyltransferase (COG0500 SAM-dependent methyltransferases) yields MVLCATAFVSAQQTVTKDVPYVPTSQKVVEAMLELANVQKNDVVYDLGCGDGRIVITAAKKYGATGTGVDIDPQRISEAKGNAQDANVTDKVNFVEGNLFEMDLSKATVVTLYLLPSVNMRLRPQLLEQLKPGTRIVSHAFDMGDWEPEKTITVDNSTIYYWTVPQKKK; encoded by the coding sequence ATGGTGCTCTGCGCCACAGCTTTTGTATCGGCCCAGCAAACAGTTACCAAGGATGTGCCTTATGTGCCTACCAGCCAAAAAGTGGTAGAAGCCATGCTTGAGCTGGCTAATGTTCAAAAAAATGATGTAGTCTATGATTTAGGCTGCGGCGATGGACGCATTGTAATTACCGCTGCTAAGAAATATGGCGCTACCGGCACTGGTGTGGACATAGACCCGCAACGCATCTCCGAAGCCAAGGGAAATGCGCAGGATGCAAATGTGACCGATAAGGTAAACTTTGTAGAAGGTAATTTATTTGAGATGGATCTAAGCAAGGCCACGGTGGTAACACTTTATCTGTTGCCTAGTGTTAACATGCGGCTGCGCCCGCAACTGTTGGAGCAGCTAAAGCCAGGCACCCGAATTGTATCACACGCTTTCGATATGGGCGACTGGGAGCCGGAAAAAACCATTACGGTCGATAACTCAACCATCTATTACTGGACAGTACCTCAGAAAAAGAAATAG
- a CDS encoding secreted protein, with protein MHFFDLKATPLVLLFLLISLCFTGNALAQASSSVNKEPWSVGINGYYGALFRYRSGLSAVNFTHPAGVEVYANRHTLGKRHWERKFGLPQIGFALSYYNYGVPHELGEAVSLTSYLDKAILEHGRSSLRFNFGTGIVYSTRYYVPETNEGNMAIGSMFTFALRGTLRYEFPISKRSFMNVNFAFRHFSNGGLNQPNNGMNFPLVGLGVRYQPREPRPVKAVDSVFTPAQKGIHLNLRLGMGVKEVLRIDSKHPVYNLSVYASKKISQTNAFLVGLDARFDTALREEYINKALAVPEGKIDPRMAGVTIGHELQLNDISFIFQLGRYIHQPHGLFPNYYQRYGLKYSITRHLSANAVLLAHTRTANVIEWGIGFHL; from the coding sequence ATGCATTTTTTCGATCTGAAGGCAACGCCCCTGGTGTTGTTATTTTTACTCATCAGCTTATGCTTTACTGGGAATGCACTTGCACAGGCATCCTCATCAGTAAACAAAGAACCCTGGTCTGTGGGCATTAACGGCTATTACGGAGCCTTATTCCGTTACAGAAGCGGACTATCGGCGGTAAATTTCACCCATCCTGCAGGAGTGGAAGTATATGCCAACAGACACACCTTAGGCAAACGGCATTGGGAGCGGAAATTTGGCTTACCACAAATTGGTTTTGCACTCTCTTACTATAATTACGGAGTTCCCCACGAGCTGGGCGAGGCTGTTTCACTTACAAGCTATCTCGATAAGGCTATTCTGGAGCACGGAAGGAGCAGCCTGAGGTTTAATTTCGGTACAGGTATTGTCTACTCCACCCGCTACTACGTTCCTGAAACAAACGAAGGTAACATGGCCATTGGCAGCATGTTCACTTTTGCACTGCGGGGCACACTGCGTTATGAATTTCCGATCAGCAAACGCAGCTTTATGAATGTGAACTTTGCCTTCAGGCACTTCTCTAACGGAGGCCTGAACCAGCCCAACAATGGCATGAATTTTCCTTTGGTGGGACTTGGCGTGCGGTATCAGCCCCGTGAGCCAAGGCCGGTAAAAGCAGTGGATTCAGTTTTCACCCCTGCACAAAAAGGCATTCATCTAAACCTTCGGTTAGGCATGGGTGTAAAAGAAGTTTTAAGGATAGACAGCAAACATCCTGTTTACAACCTGTCGGTGTATGCCAGCAAAAAGATCAGCCAGACAAATGCATTTCTGGTAGGGCTGGATGCCAGGTTCGACACGGCTCTGCGTGAAGAGTACATTAATAAAGCATTAGCAGTGCCGGAGGGTAAAATAGATCCCAGAATGGCAGGCGTTACCATTGGGCATGAACTGCAACTCAACGATATTTCCTTTATTTTTCAGCTGGGCCGCTACATTCACCAGCCGCACGGTCTCTTCCCCAACTACTATCAGCGCTATGGCCTGAAGTACAGCATCACCAGACACCTGTCTGCCAATGCCGTACTGCTGGCCCACACCAGAACCGCAAATGTAATTGAGTGGGGGATTGGATTTCATTTGTAA
- a CDS encoding integral membrane sensor signal transduction histidine kinase (COG0642 Signal transduction histidine kinase) has protein sequence MIFKSFEARLNARVVMLFVTLSIAAYLLVSERFIYCIILAPVAVYQLWELINFQHKAQAELRQFVESIQYRDFSRHFDVKHAPVELQDLRKGFNEINTTFKTISKEKETQYHYLQKILELVDTGILSYDLDSGEVVWMNESLKKLLHVPYLRTIHSLEKRDPELQTDILELKPGDSKIATAQSDKNAVKVLLSATAFQTDGHRYKLIAFQNIHEALDETESKAWQRLLSVMTHEIMNSIAPISSLADTLKNRLQESLVNGTTTEDVEDLEVGISTIKRRSEGLLKFAETYRSLNKITTLNLRTVSLYELFANLKRLMQPTLSQKNISLEIILKDQDISVQADPNLLDQVLINLLVNAIEATKNRPDARVVLSAYQVNDKQVEIKVADNGSGMSKEVLDKIFIPFFSTKKQGSGIGLSLCKQIIMLHRGTIQVQSVEGVGTAFLLRFV, from the coding sequence ATGATATTTAAAAGCTTTGAAGCCCGCCTGAATGCCAGGGTAGTCATGCTCTTTGTTACCTTAAGCATTGCCGCCTACCTGCTGGTAAGCGAGCGCTTTATATACTGCATTATTCTGGCGCCTGTTGCCGTATACCAGCTCTGGGAGCTGATCAATTTTCAGCACAAGGCACAGGCAGAGCTCAGGCAGTTTGTTGAATCTATCCAGTACCGCGATTTCTCCAGGCATTTTGATGTAAAGCATGCACCGGTTGAGCTGCAGGACCTGCGCAAAGGCTTCAACGAGATCAACACCACCTTTAAGACCATCAGCAAAGAAAAAGAAACACAGTACCACTACCTGCAAAAGATTCTGGAGCTGGTAGATACCGGCATTCTCTCTTACGACCTGGACAGCGGCGAGGTGGTGTGGATGAATGAGTCCCTGAAAAAGCTGCTCCATGTGCCCTACCTGCGCACCATCCATTCGCTGGAGAAAAGAGACCCGGAACTGCAAACCGATATACTGGAGCTAAAGCCCGGTGATAGTAAAATAGCCACAGCCCAATCAGACAAAAACGCTGTAAAAGTGCTGTTATCTGCTACGGCTTTCCAGACCGATGGCCACAGGTACAAGCTCATTGCTTTTCAAAATATACACGAAGCCCTGGACGAAACAGAATCCAAGGCCTGGCAAAGGTTGCTAAGCGTAATGACGCATGAGATCATGAATTCCATTGCGCCTATCTCTTCCCTGGCCGATACCCTTAAAAACCGCCTCCAGGAATCACTGGTGAATGGTACCACCACCGAAGATGTAGAAGACCTTGAAGTAGGCATCAGTACCATTAAGCGCAGAAGCGAGGGCCTGCTGAAATTTGCAGAAACCTACCGCAGCCTTAACAAGATTACTACCCTGAACCTCAGGACAGTATCCTTGTATGAGCTTTTTGCCAACCTCAAGCGGCTCATGCAGCCTACCCTCTCCCAGAAGAACATTAGCCTGGAAATTATTCTGAAAGACCAGGATATTTCCGTTCAGGCCGATCCTAATCTGCTGGACCAGGTGTTGATTAACCTGCTTGTAAATGCTATAGAAGCCACCAAAAATCGCCCCGATGCCAGGGTTGTACTATCAGCCTACCAGGTGAATGATAAACAGGTTGAGATTAAAGTTGCCGATAATGGCTCTGGTATGTCGAAGGAGGTGCTGGATAAAATCTTTATTCCATTCTTCAGCACCAAAAAGCAGGGCAGCGGCATAGGCCTTAGTCTATGCAAACAAATTATTATGCTCCACCGCGGCACCATACAGGTACAGTCTGTAGAAGGAGTAGGAACTGCTTTTCTGCTTCGTTTTGTGTGA
- a CDS encoding two component, sigma54 specific, transcriptional regulator, Fis family protein (COG2204 Response regulator containing CheY-like receiver, AAA-type ATPase, and DNA-binding domains) gives MQLKNASILVVDDDTDVLTAVRLLLKPHVKEIVPEKNPEHIRSLLMQRTFDVILLDMNFASSINTGNEGLYWLRKIKELKSEAAVIMITAYGDIDLAIRSLKEGAYDFVVKPWHNEKLMTTLQEAVSQKDKKAGSAAPGNGQSAASELLGESEAMKDTLYKMRKVAPTDANILILGENGTGKELIAKAIHQHSLRADKPFVKVDVGSLTESLFESELFGHKKGAFTDAREDRPGRFEAASGGTIFLDEIGNISLQQQSKLLSVLQNRQVIRVGANEAVPIDVRLLCATNVSLADLANENRFRKDLIYRINTVELMVPPLRRRSGDVLLLARHFIEVYANKYMKPAPELSKAAVEKLVGYHYPGNVRELQYAIERAVIMADDHVLEARDIIFSPIESAPAEAALLQETNLEELEKATILRVIEKNGGNLSKAAKELGITRTALYRRLSKYDI, from the coding sequence ATGCAATTGAAAAATGCCTCTATACTGGTAGTAGATGACGATACAGACGTGCTGACGGCCGTGCGCCTGCTGCTAAAGCCTCATGTAAAGGAAATCGTTCCGGAAAAAAACCCGGAGCATATCCGCTCCCTGCTGATGCAGCGCACTTTTGATGTGATCCTGCTGGACATGAACTTTGCCAGCTCCATAAATACCGGAAATGAAGGGCTGTACTGGCTCCGCAAGATCAAGGAGCTGAAGTCGGAGGCGGCCGTGATTATGATCACCGCCTATGGCGATATTGACCTGGCCATCCGCTCGCTTAAGGAAGGGGCCTATGATTTTGTGGTAAAGCCCTGGCACAACGAAAAGCTGATGACCACACTGCAGGAGGCAGTAAGCCAGAAAGACAAGAAAGCAGGAAGTGCCGCCCCGGGCAATGGCCAGTCTGCTGCATCTGAGCTGCTGGGCGAATCTGAAGCCATGAAGGACACGCTGTACAAAATGCGCAAGGTGGCCCCTACCGATGCCAATATCCTGATCCTGGGCGAGAACGGCACCGGCAAGGAACTGATTGCCAAAGCCATACACCAGCATTCGCTGCGGGCCGATAAGCCTTTTGTAAAGGTAGATGTAGGCTCACTCACAGAATCGCTGTTTGAAAGTGAGCTCTTCGGCCATAAAAAGGGGGCTTTTACCGATGCCCGCGAAGACCGCCCCGGCCGCTTTGAGGCTGCCAGCGGGGGTACCATCTTCCTGGATGAAATAGGCAATATATCGCTGCAGCAGCAGTCTAAACTGCTGAGTGTACTGCAAAACCGGCAGGTAATACGGGTGGGAGCCAACGAGGCGGTTCCCATAGATGTACGGTTGCTCTGCGCCACCAATGTATCGCTGGCCGATCTTGCCAACGAAAACCGCTTCCGCAAAGACCTTATATACCGCATCAATACTGTAGAGCTGATGGTGCCGCCCCTGCGCCGCCGCAGCGGCGATGTGCTGCTGCTGGCCCGGCATTTTATAGAGGTGTATGCCAATAAGTACATGAAACCTGCCCCGGAGCTTAGCAAAGCCGCGGTGGAGAAGCTGGTGGGCTACCACTATCCGGGCAATGTACGGGAGCTGCAGTATGCAATAGAAAGGGCTGTGATCATGGCCGACGACCATGTGCTGGAGGCCCGGGATATTATCTTCTCCCCGATAGAATCGGCTCCGGCAGAAGCAGCCCTGCTGCAGGAAACCAACCTGGAGGAGCTCGAAAAAGCCACCATTCTCCGTGTGATAGAAAAAAACGGGGGCAATCTGTCCAAAGCAGCCAAAGAATTAGGGATTACCCGCACCGCCCTGTACCGACGCTTAAGCAAGTATGATATTTAA
- a CDS encoding RND family efflux transporter MFP subunit (COG0845 Membrane-fusion protein) gives MDRVIVKKKWNQKRILTIAGIAALVLLVSASVFLASGKSRLNVEVERITISQVHKNTFQEFIPVNGTVQPIATIYLDALEGGRVEEKFIEDGAVVTKGQPIMRLSNSDLELSLANQETAVFHVLTQMQNTKNGAVQNSIQQLNQKAEVDNAFAEAKRVYELNQYLFEEGVVGKQEFQASENNYNFQLNRKKLSERTLNQDSISMHQQLKQMAESYSRMQNTLALMQRKVGDLVVRAPIDGQLTSLDAEIGESKVKGARLGQIDVMSGYKVQVEVDEHYISRVFIGQKAEASIAGKLHHLTVKKVYSQVRNGRFLVDMAFDEEAPEGIRRGQTLQIRLALSDETQAVLLAKGGFYQQTGGNWVFKLSEDGKTAYRTEVQLGRQNPEYYEVLSGLNPGDKVVTSSYENYRDMQELVLKGE, from the coding sequence GTGGATCGTGTTATCGTTAAGAAAAAGTGGAACCAGAAAAGAATACTTACCATAGCAGGCATTGCTGCCCTGGTGCTGCTGGTAAGTGCCAGTGTATTTCTTGCTTCCGGAAAGAGCCGTCTGAATGTTGAGGTCGAAAGAATCACCATCAGCCAGGTTCACAAAAATACATTTCAGGAATTTATTCCGGTAAACGGTACCGTACAACCCATTGCCACCATTTACCTGGATGCCCTGGAAGGCGGCCGGGTAGAGGAGAAATTCATTGAAGATGGTGCAGTGGTAACAAAAGGGCAGCCTATTATGCGCCTCTCCAACAGCGACCTGGAGCTAAGCCTGGCCAACCAGGAAACAGCCGTGTTCCATGTGCTTACCCAGATGCAGAACACCAAGAACGGAGCTGTACAGAACTCCATTCAGCAGCTGAACCAGAAAGCCGAGGTAGACAATGCCTTTGCAGAAGCCAAAAGGGTTTATGAGCTGAACCAGTACCTGTTTGAAGAAGGGGTAGTGGGCAAGCAGGAATTCCAGGCCTCTGAGAACAACTATAACTTTCAGTTAAACCGCAAAAAACTAAGCGAACGAACCCTGAACCAGGATTCAATTTCCATGCATCAGCAGCTGAAGCAGATGGCAGAATCTTATTCCCGCATGCAAAACACCCTGGCACTGATGCAAAGAAAGGTAGGCGACCTGGTGGTGCGCGCGCCCATTGACGGGCAGCTTACTTCCCTGGATGCAGAGATTGGCGAATCTAAAGTTAAAGGAGCCCGCCTGGGACAGATCGACGTGATGAGCGGCTATAAAGTGCAGGTAGAGGTAGATGAGCACTATATTTCCAGGGTATTTATAGGCCAGAAGGCAGAGGCAAGCATTGCCGGTAAACTACACCACCTCACGGTAAAGAAGGTGTACAGCCAGGTGAGAAACGGCCGCTTTCTGGTAGACATGGCTTTTGATGAAGAAGCGCCCGAGGGGATTCGCCGTGGACAGACCCTGCAGATCCGTCTGGCCCTAAGCGATGAAACGCAGGCAGTGCTGCTGGCCAAAGGCGGTTTTTACCAGCAAACCGGCGGCAACTGGGTGTTTAAGTTAAGTGAAGATGGCAAAACAGCCTATCGCACCGAGGTGCAGCTGGGCCGCCAGAATCCGGAGTATTACGAGGTGTTGAGTGGCCTGAACCCCGGCGACAAAGTAGTTACCTCCAGCTATGAGAATTACAGGGATATGCAGGAGCTGGTTTTGAAGGGGGAGTGA